The Aspergillus flavus chromosome 6, complete sequence nucleotide sequence GAGTTATAAGAACTTCTCCGACTTGGCCACCGCCTTTCTGCCTGAGGCGCTCAATGACTTAGTAACCTTGATTTTGCGGCGTCGCAGAGAGACCCAAGGCGTAATGTAGCTTGACTGCCTTTACCGCCTGGGCACCTCAGGACCTCCAGTGGTAACTGACGTATCTTGCTTCCATCTGACTTCGTCCACATTCCACGTTACCCCGTTGAGATTCTCATCTCACGACGAAAACCAACCCCATTTGTCTTCTCTAAACACGCCATCTATTTCTCTTGACTCGTTCTTCAATCATGTCTATAACTCCGATCATCACGTTCAAAGCGGGTATCTGTGACTTGGAGGTGAGTTTCATCTGAGCTTCAGCTTTTGGCATCACTCTCCAACACCCCCACCACTCATTCCCTTACCTTATTACTTTGACTTACTGGATCTGGTTTGGTAGACATCCGGCGATAACTCTACAGTTAAGCCAAAGCCTACCCCCGGTTACATTTATCTCTACTCCGAAGATGAGCTAGTACACTTCTGTTGGCGCCCTCGGACTGCTCCTCACACGGAGCCCGAATTGGACCTGGTGATGGTTCCATCTGATGGAACTTTTACTCCCTATAAGCCAGCCGGGAATGCGAATCCTACGAACGGTCGGATCTACGTACTGAAGTTCTCATCCAGCTCTCAACGGTATCTCTTCTGGCTACAGTCCAAGTCTCAacacgaaggagaagaccCTAGCTGGTTCAGCCCCAGGGATCTCAAGCTTGGAGACATTGTCAACACGCTACTTCAAGGCGAGGATGTAGATGTGGAACACGAAATTGCCAACCTCCCTAGAGGCCCGtctgatggtgatgatgagacTATGGAGGATGTCGAGGGTGTGGACCATAACCCCAATCATAACCACGGTGGCAACAGTGGTGGTGCCGGTCCGGATGCAACTGGAGGAGATAttagagaagaaggcgaggaaTCGCGGGAGGGTGGTGCCGACGGTGGAAGAGCGTAGGTACATATTTCTGCGTTTACATTTTCTGAGCATAATGCCCGTCTGCTTAATTTGTTCCCTGGGATATAATCTACCTTCTTATAGAATGCGCGCGCTATTCTctatccttctctttctctattcTAGCCTCCCCTTTAGACGTTGGATTTGACTGTCGGCTGACTCGCTGGTGATCGTACAGGGCGGCTGCTGATTCAGATCCCTCCTCTGTCGTGCAGAGCTTTTTGCAGTCTTTACAAAGAAATTCGAGCCAGTCCCAGGACCCCGACAAACCGTTTACTACCCTACAAGATCTTCTACCACCGGCAGCTACACTCCCTTTCCTAGAGGCTGCAGATGATAAAACTGTTGATAATCTCTTGAGCTTTTTACCGCCCGCATTGCTCCTCTTGGCACAAGATGTAGAGGATGTGTCTTCTATTGATGACCCTGAACTGACCGAAGCCGTCATGGCATCTCTTGACCTTTcacaaaagaagaatattctGAGAAAAGTCCTGCACTCGCCCCAATTCAGCCAAAGCCTTGCAAGTTTGACAGTGGCTATCAGAGACGGTGGATTACCGAGCATTAGTGAAGCCCTCAAGATCCCAGTTGAAAATGGAGGATTTATGCGTAGAGGAGGAGTCCCACTAGGCggtggtgatgctgttgaGGCTTTTCTCCAAGGCGTTCGGAATCATGTTAAAGACTCGGATAAGGAAAACCAGATGGAAACCGATTGAACTAAATTGAATTGAATAGATGTTGAAGCCTGTAAAAGGGATTTCCCCCACTGTCCTTTTTTCCAACAATTACGAAGTAAATACCTGCCTAGTATTTTGGAGAGTGAAGGAGAATGATGTGGTTGATGATCATTTCATAATACCGAAGATTAATAATAGCAGTTATCTTGCATTAGAGTTATTTTTGGATATGGCGGGACCATTCAGTGCTCACTTCAGCTAGGCAACGTAATTTTGtctttccccctctctctccaGGTCGGTATTCGTCAGGTACGGTATTTATGGCCCTGATGAGAAATAGTGCCAGaaggtagtagtagtggtacTTGAAGGAGAGGAATAGAATAACAAGAGCAATAATACCTATAATTGAACCGCATAAATTATAACAAacaaaaaatatatagaagaaCAAAGTGTTACAACTCCATATGCCTAAATTTTGACCAAAGTTCGGTTCTGCGAATAGAAAGTGTGGCTGGGGACCATATTCCGAGGGGACTGTCGCAACATCCCATAAGGCTCGGACGTTTAATGCGCAGTTCGTGGTTCGAACCAATCACCATAGGCACCCACCCGGCCCCAGTTTGGCCGCTTGGGCACAACGAGTCAAGCCCGGAGCTCCGCCGCGCATGCTGTGCAATTGGAATCTGGAGTCGACCACTTGTCCAGTACCTTACTAGTCTTACTTCTTTGTCCCCGTTAGGTCCGTTACGCTGATGAGGACCTGCGATTGATTGGGTTTTATTATTGACGTTTCATCCGGGAGCCCCTGCAGCCCGTACCTTCTTTTTACACagaataaattaagaaaaagtCCGTCGGCGCTCGTATAAACAGTCCCACCACAGGTCTCCCAGCGCGATTTAACGCTCCGGGATACAAGACGTATCAGACACCTTTCACCACTTCTGTACTGGCGGTCTGCGATGTCTGCCTTCGGTTAGCGGACCGATCCTGCCTACGATGGCTTCGAATAGCCATGACCGCGGCACCAACGATGACAGTCATCCTACCGAACACTCAATACCCTTACAAGATCTTTCTGGATCGTTGTCGCATGGTACAACAGCCACGGTTGGAAGCAGCTTCCGCCCGGGGAGGTCGCTGACCAGGCGCGGAAGCAACTATGAGAGGCTGGCCGTGGATTCCCCCGTTGAAGGCCCGACTGCGACACAAAATGCACGCCAGCGGCGAGGGTCCGATGCCGCGCCGGTGGATAATCCAGAGGCATTCGCCCAGGCAATGTCTTCAGTCGGACTCAGTTTCGATGGTCCAACAAGCCCAAGGACTTCAGCAAGATATAGCCGTGATGAGACCGGCTCCGACTTCGACATCGTACACTTGGATAGTTTTGGCCAGCAAGAAGCAGCGCATTACCTGTCCCCGAACACGTTCACCGATACCACGCCGTTAACGGACACCCGAAACGTCCAGCCTATAAGCGGGGCGGCGTCCAGTTCTCTCAGCCTTCCGCTAGATGACCGAAGTAGCGCGCGAACCGTCCACTTTCCTACGAGCAACGCGGGGTCACACCTGGGTGATGATTTGGAGGGCGGTTTCAGTGGGAGACGCCGCGGCGGCAGCAGTGCCACCGACAGGGCTCGCTCGCTGTCTCCATCGGCGTCAGGCTCTGCTTTGCAACGCGCTAGTTCAATGATGAAGTCCATGTCTCAGCGTGTCGTCAATTTGAGTAACGAACCCGAAGTTGTTGAGCAGTCGATCCTACGAGAAGAATCACAGAGGAGTGCGCGACTAGATGCACCCCCGTCTCTCCCTTCGCTACCAGGATATGCACACGATGCGCCATCAACTTCGTCGCTGGACACACAAGCAAAATGGAGAGATCACAATAACCCGCTGAGGGGGAAGGCTCTCGGGATTCTGGGCCCTAGCAACCCTATTCGGGTGAAGTTGTGTGATCTGCTTGTCCATTCATTTACGGAACCGTTCATCTTGGTAGTAATTGTTATCCAAATGATCTTACTGACCATCGAGACCGCACGTCCAGAGTTTACAAGGTCAGAGCGATGGGGGGGAAATCCCATGGACTATCCTTACTTTGTCATCTTCATAATTTACACCCTTGAACTCATCGCCAAAATCTTAGTTTCCGGACTTATTCTCAACCCGGCCGAATATAGCACCATAGATCGATCCCTGGGGTTTAGGAAAGCATTtatggagaaaggaaagaaccTCATTACACCCCAGCGCCAGTTCTCTACGAGGAGACCGTCGACTGTTCCAGAACAGCCGCAAGCATCGATTATACGAACTTTTACTGGCGGCTTGAACCAACTAGATCGGCAAATTGCCGATGATCCTGTCCAGAAACGCCGCGTGCGTCTCGCTCACCGAGCTTTTCTCCGGCATTCTTTCAATCGGCTCGACTTTGTGGCCGTATTCGCTTATTGGATagctttctttcttgctaTAGAAGGGGTCGAAAGCCGCCAGCAGCTCTATGTCTTTCGCATGCTCAGTTGTCTTCGGCTTTTACGTCTTCTCGCACTGACCAATGGCACATCTGTCAGTCGTAATCACCTCATTCCTCTCCAAACATCTGCTGATAAATTGATAGGTGATTCTTCGTAGTCTCAAGAAGGCAGCTCCACTGCTGGCCCATGTTGCCTTCCTTATTGGGTTTTTCTGGCTCCTCTTTGCCATCGTGGGAATCCAAAGTTTCAAATCAAGTTTTCGAAGAACCTGTCAATGGATTGGTAAAGATGGCCAGGAGAGCTTTACTTTAAATGACCCCAATGGGAGTCTTCAGTTTTGCGGGGGGTATATCAATGAAACCACTGGCAAGGAACATCCTTGGATTCCAGTATCTGATAACTCACAATCTCCACCTTCGGCCAAGGGCTACTTATGTCCTGCGGGGTCTATATGCATCGAAAATGAAATGCCTTACAAAGGAACTATGAACTTCGATAACATTTTGAATTCGCTGGAGCTCGTATTCGTTATCATGAGCTCAAATACGTTCACGGATCTTCTTTACTATACCACTGACACTGATTATCTTGCAGCTGCTCTTTTCTTCGTATGCGGATTCATCATCCTGAGTCTGTGGTTAGTGAACTTGTTAGTTGCTGTCATCACACATACTTTCCAAGTCATCAGAGAAGAGAGTAAACGGAGCGCTTTCGCTGTTCAGAAGCTGGACAAtgtcgaaaaagaaaaccttGATCAGCGCAAGAGAAGCACGCTCAAACGCTTCTATGATAAGACTGAGTGGCTCTGGGTTTGTGTCATCACTTTCGATCTAGTTGTCCAAGCACTAAGAACTTCCACCATGTCCCCTGGTCGAGAAAACCTCATCAACAATACGGAAACCATCGTGACACTTATTCTTCTAGCCGAAATCATCATGCGTTTCGCCTCTGATTGGCGCAAATTCCACAAGAAGCGTCGTAACTGGGTTGATCTGGGGCTCGTGATCATCACCTGTATCATCCAGCTTCCGCCCATTAGGGACTCGGGACGAACATACACTGTTCTAACCATGTTTCAGATTCTTCGGGTATATCGCGTGG carries:
- a CDS encoding putative adhesion regulating molecule (unnamed protein product); its protein translation is MSITPIITFKAGICDLETSGDNSTVKPKPTPGYIYLYSEDELVHFCWRPRTAPHTEPELDLVMVPSDGTFTPYKPAGNANPTNGRIYVLKFSSSSQRYLFWLQSKSQHEGEDPSWFSPRDLKLGDIVNTLLQGEDVDVEHEIANLPRGPSDGDDETMEDVEGVDHNPNHNHGGNSGGAGPDATGGDIREEGEESREGGADGGRAAAADSDPSSVVQSFLQSLQRNSSQSQDPDKPFTTLQDLLPPAATLPFLEAADDKTVDNLLSFLPPALLLLAQDVEDVSSIDDPELTEAVMASLDLSQKKNILRKVLHSPQFSQSLASLTVAIRDGGLPSISEALKIPVENGGFMRRGGVPLGGGDAVEAFLQGVRNHVKDSDKENQMETD